A section of the Streptomyces sp. Je 1-369 genome encodes:
- a CDS encoding TetR/AcrR family transcriptional regulator, protein MSTEPSGAKPASSVSAAPGTRRPGGRTARTRAAVRDAVLSGLADHGYPGLTVEYVADHSGVHKTTLYRRWGGLEGMVADALDMAGEDTWTPPDTGSLDGDLRELAREVVESFADDATAAAPTAFVAAAFQSARAADALHAFYAKRFGRCEAVVERAVERGEAAPDTDAAALVRAVSAPLLLRVFITREPIDTALADQAAAAAVAATREGAFARR, encoded by the coding sequence GTGTCCACCGAACCGAGCGGAGCGAAGCCCGCCTCATCGGTCTCAGCCGCCCCCGGCACCCGCCGCCCCGGCGGCCGGACGGCCCGGACCCGCGCAGCCGTCCGCGACGCCGTGCTGAGCGGCCTGGCCGATCACGGATATCCCGGACTGACCGTCGAGTACGTCGCCGATCACTCGGGAGTCCACAAGACCACGCTGTACCGCCGCTGGGGCGGCCTCGAAGGCATGGTCGCCGATGCCCTGGACATGGCGGGCGAGGACACGTGGACGCCGCCGGACACAGGCAGCCTCGACGGTGATCTGCGGGAGCTCGCCCGTGAAGTCGTCGAGTCCTTCGCCGACGACGCAACCGCGGCGGCCCCCACCGCTTTCGTCGCGGCAGCCTTCCAGTCGGCGCGGGCAGCCGATGCCCTCCACGCTTTCTATGCGAAGCGGTTCGGACGCTGCGAGGCGGTCGTCGAGCGCGCCGTGGAACGCGGAGAGGCAGCCCCGGACACCGATGCGGCAGCGCTCGTCCGCGCCGTGTCCGCGCCACTGCTGCTCCGCGTGTTCATCACGCGGGAACCGATCGACACGGCGCTCGCGGACCAGGCGGCGGCAGCGGCCGTCGCCGCCACTCGCGAGGGGGCGTTCGCTCGACGGTGA
- the abc-f gene encoding ribosomal protection-like ABC-F family protein — translation MPTQISLHGVTKTRGDRLILDAVSLAIRPGERIGVVGENGAGKSTLLHLMSGDQRPDEGEVVTVAERGAALLAQTPQLSADRHVGDAIDAALAELRAMERRLRAMEPELGSATERDLSEYGDLLTAFELRGGYEADARVDKAMHGLGLGHIDRGRVLGSLSGGEQARLGLACLIAAAPEVMLLDEPTNHLDESALDWLESALSAHRGTVVAVSHDRMFLERVTTAILEVDADRRSVVRHGGGYQGLVAEQEAARLRWEQQYAQWCEETSRLQEFMATTAHAVAGGRGMKDNNKMAYDRAGGRVQASVAGRVRNAQERLRRLQDQPVQRPPEPLRFTARPATGAAEGALVSLRDVKVGERLAVASLTVSAGERLLIHGGNGAGKSTLLRTMAGVLQPDEGTVVRRGRIGYLAQEIPVGRPTERVLEAFAKGLGPADDEQRQLLLSYGLFRPRDLHVPVGSLSAGQRRRLALARLLARPADLLLLDEPANHLALGLVEELEAALDQWTGALVVVSHDRLLRRRFTGRIRRMESGRLPD, via the coding sequence GTGCCTACTCAGATTTCTTTGCATGGCGTGACCAAGACCCGAGGGGATCGGCTGATCCTCGACGCGGTGTCTCTCGCGATCAGGCCGGGCGAACGCATCGGCGTCGTGGGGGAGAACGGTGCGGGCAAGTCCACGCTGCTGCACCTGATGTCCGGTGATCAGCGGCCCGACGAGGGCGAAGTGGTGACCGTCGCCGAACGAGGCGCCGCTCTTCTCGCGCAGACTCCCCAGCTGTCGGCGGACCGGCACGTGGGCGATGCCATCGACGCGGCCCTGGCCGAACTCCGTGCGATGGAACGTCGGTTGCGCGCCATGGAGCCGGAACTCGGTTCCGCGACCGAGCGCGACCTGAGTGAGTACGGTGATCTGCTCACGGCCTTCGAGCTGCGGGGTGGCTATGAGGCGGACGCGCGCGTGGACAAGGCGATGCACGGTCTGGGGCTCGGCCACATCGACAGGGGCAGGGTCCTGGGCAGCCTGTCCGGTGGCGAACAGGCCCGGCTCGGCCTCGCGTGCCTCATAGCGGCCGCTCCCGAGGTCATGCTCCTGGACGAACCGACCAATCACCTGGACGAGAGCGCACTGGACTGGCTGGAGAGCGCCCTCTCGGCGCACCGCGGGACCGTCGTCGCGGTCTCTCACGACCGTATGTTCCTGGAGCGCGTGACCACCGCGATCCTCGAAGTGGACGCCGACCGTCGGTCGGTCGTGCGGCACGGCGGTGGCTACCAGGGACTGGTCGCGGAACAGGAGGCCGCCCGCCTGCGCTGGGAGCAGCAGTACGCGCAGTGGTGCGAGGAGACGAGCCGACTCCAGGAGTTCATGGCGACCACTGCCCATGCGGTGGCCGGCGGCCGGGGCATGAAGGACAACAACAAGATGGCGTACGACCGCGCCGGGGGACGGGTCCAGGCCTCGGTCGCGGGACGTGTCCGGAACGCTCAGGAACGACTCCGAAGGCTGCAGGACCAGCCGGTCCAACGGCCTCCCGAGCCGCTCAGATTCACGGCGCGCCCGGCGACGGGGGCGGCGGAGGGTGCGCTGGTGAGTCTGCGGGACGTGAAGGTGGGAGAGCGGCTGGCCGTGGCGTCGCTCACCGTCTCGGCGGGCGAGCGGCTGCTGATCCACGGGGGCAACGGCGCGGGCAAGTCCACTCTGCTGCGCACCATGGCGGGAGTGCTCCAACCCGACGAGGGCACGGTCGTCCGCAGAGGACGGATCGGCTATCTCGCCCAGGAAATACCGGTAGGGCGCCCGACCGAGCGCGTCCTCGAGGCCTTCGCGAAAGGCCTCGGGCCGGCCGACGACGAGCAGAGGCAGCTGCTCCTCTCCTACGGCCTGTTCAGGCCCCGTGACCTGCACGTCCCGGTTGGGTCCCTGTCCGCAGGGCAGCGACGCAGGCTGGCCCTGGCCCGCCTGCTCGCCAGACCCGCCGACCTGTTGTTGCTGGACGAGCCCGCCAACCATCTGGCACTGGGCCTGGTCGAAGAACTGGAGGCAGCGCTCGACCAGTGGACAGGAGCACTGGTCGTCGTCTCGCACGACCGATTGCTCCGTCGGCGCTTCACCGGCCGAATACGCCGGATGGAGTCCGGGCGGCTACCCGACTGA
- a CDS encoding histidine phosphatase family protein codes for MARPRRIFLVRHGESAGNADDTVYEREPDHALELTETGWSQAGDTGKHLRELLGRERVSVYVSPYRRTHETFQAFRLDPELVRVREEPRLREQDWGNWQDRDDVRLQKAYRDAYGHFFYRFAQGESGADVYDRVGAFLESLYRSFEAPDHPPNVLLVTHGLTMRLFCMRWFHWSVAEFESLSNPGNGEMRALVLGDDGKYTLDRPFERWREPESYGVTG; via the coding sequence ATGGCACGCCCGCGGCGCATCTTTCTGGTCAGGCACGGCGAGTCGGCAGGCAACGCCGACGACACCGTGTACGAGCGCGAACCCGATCACGCCCTCGAGCTCACCGAAACGGGGTGGTCGCAGGCGGGGGACACGGGGAAACACCTGCGGGAACTGCTCGGACGCGAGCGGGTGAGCGTGTATGTGTCGCCGTACCGCCGCACCCACGAGACCTTCCAGGCGTTCCGGCTCGACCCGGAGCTGGTGCGTGTACGGGAGGAGCCGAGGCTGCGCGAGCAGGACTGGGGCAACTGGCAGGACCGGGACGACGTGCGGCTGCAGAAGGCGTACCGCGACGCGTACGGGCACTTCTTCTACCGGTTCGCGCAGGGGGAGTCGGGCGCCGATGTCTACGACAGGGTGGGGGCCTTCCTGGAGAGCCTCTACCGGAGCTTCGAAGCGCCGGACCACCCGCCGAACGTCCTGCTGGTCACGCACGGGCTCACCATGCGGCTGTTCTGCATGCGCTGGTTCCACTGGTCGGTGGCCGAGTTCGAGTCGCTGTCCAACCCGGGCAACGGGGAGATGAGGGCGCTGGTGCTCGGCGACGACGGCAAGTACACGCTGGACCGGCCGTTCGAACGCTGGCGGGAGCCGGAGTCCTACGGCGTCACGGGATAG
- a CDS encoding ADP-ribosylglycohydrolase family protein, translated as MTADSSPDRRLERALASLRGLAVGDALGSQFFVPAHYPLLKRRELPDAPWQWTDDTEMACSVYAVLAEHRRIDQDALALSFAEHHDFDRGYGPAVSRLLRQVREGGDWRELASALFKGQGSWGNGAAMRIAPLGAWYADDPEQATHQAEISAYPTHQHREAVVGAMAVAAAAALVAAPAGPPAPKELLDGVIALVPRSAVGAGLRRARDMLDYGDAGTVAAVLGCGRRTTAHDTVPFALWSAARGLGAYEQAIWDTARVGGDMDTTCAIVGGVVASGEDGAPPSEWLERTEALPDWVLDGAV; from the coding sequence ATGACCGCTGATTCCTCTCCCGACCGGCGCCTCGAGCGCGCTCTGGCCAGCCTGCGCGGACTGGCGGTGGGGGACGCGCTGGGCTCACAGTTCTTCGTGCCCGCGCATTACCCCCTGCTCAAGCGCCGCGAGCTGCCCGATGCTCCCTGGCAGTGGACCGACGACACGGAGATGGCCTGCTCCGTGTATGCCGTGCTCGCCGAGCACCGCCGCATCGATCAGGACGCCCTCGCCCTGTCGTTCGCCGAGCACCATGACTTCGACCGTGGCTACGGGCCCGCCGTGAGCAGGCTGCTGCGGCAGGTACGTGAGGGCGGGGACTGGCGTGAGCTGGCCTCCGCGCTCTTCAAGGGCCAGGGGTCCTGGGGGAACGGCGCGGCCATGCGGATCGCCCCGCTCGGTGCCTGGTACGCGGACGACCCTGAGCAGGCGACGCACCAGGCGGAGATCTCGGCGTATCCCACGCATCAGCACCGTGAGGCCGTCGTCGGAGCGATGGCGGTGGCCGCGGCGGCGGCGCTGGTGGCCGCTCCCGCGGGGCCGCCCGCGCCGAAGGAACTGCTCGACGGGGTCATCGCCCTGGTGCCGCGCAGTGCGGTGGGGGCGGGGCTGCGCCGGGCGCGGGACATGCTCGACTACGGCGATGCCGGGACCGTCGCGGCGGTTCTGGGGTGCGGTCGGCGGACGACGGCGCATGACACGGTGCCGTTCGCGTTGTGGTCGGCTGCTCGTGGGCTGGGGGCGTACGAGCAGGCGATCTGGGACACGGCCCGGGTCGGCGGGGACATGGACACGACGTGTGCCATCGTCGGTGGTGTCGTCGCCTCCGGGGAGGATGGCGCACCGCCTTCGGAGTGGCTGGAGCGTACGGAGGCGCTGCCGGACTGGGTGCTCGACGGGGCGGTCTGA
- a CDS encoding MFS transporter, with the protein MTSTSQLTKNQKPGNARREGHPGLALAVIAACQLMVVLDATIVNIALPHIQGALSFSTTDLTWVVSAYTLTFGGLLLLGGRAGDILGRRRVFMAGILLFTLASLLGGFAQEPWQLLAARALQGVGGAIASPTSLALITTTFPEGPERNRAFGVFAAVSAGGGAIGLLAGGMLTEWLNWRWVLFVNVPIGILIAVLTPLYINESERHPGRFDILGALTSTLGMASLVYGFIRASEEGWRDSITVGSFVAAVVLLVAFVFVEKRAKEPITPLRMFADRNRSGTYVIMLSLAAAMFGMFFFIVLFVQNILNYTPIEAGLAFLPVTVVIAIGAALSQKFLPVLGPKPFMVTGSAIVALGLGWQTLIGPDSSYVGGVLGPMLLFGFGMGLNFVTLTLTAVSGVALHEAGAASGLLNATQQVGGSLGLSILTTVFGTASRNEGKDQVADFMAHATPEQKAEFAKTHELPAPWSHEILAEGISTAFIPAAAMAVIALVTAALVIRVRKSDLDALAGTASAAGPAGG; encoded by the coding sequence ATGACGTCCACCTCTCAGCTGACGAAGAATCAAAAGCCCGGAAACGCCCGCCGAGAGGGGCACCCCGGCTTAGCTCTCGCCGTCATCGCGGCCTGCCAACTCATGGTGGTACTGGACGCCACGATTGTGAATATCGCGCTCCCCCACATCCAGGGAGCCCTCAGCTTCTCGACGACCGACCTCACTTGGGTCGTCAGCGCGTACACCCTCACCTTCGGTGGACTGCTGCTGCTCGGCGGTCGCGCCGGTGACATCCTGGGACGCCGCCGCGTCTTCATGGCCGGCATCCTCCTCTTCACACTCGCCTCGCTCCTCGGCGGATTCGCCCAGGAGCCCTGGCAGTTGCTCGCCGCACGCGCCCTCCAGGGCGTCGGAGGCGCCATCGCCTCTCCCACCTCGCTGGCACTGATCACGACGACCTTCCCCGAAGGCCCCGAACGGAACCGTGCCTTCGGCGTCTTCGCCGCCGTCTCCGCAGGTGGCGGCGCCATCGGCCTACTGGCGGGCGGCATGCTCACCGAGTGGCTCAACTGGCGCTGGGTCCTCTTCGTGAACGTGCCCATCGGCATCCTGATCGCCGTCCTCACCCCGCTCTACATCAACGAATCCGAACGCCACCCCGGCCGCTTCGACATCCTGGGCGCCCTGACGTCCACGCTCGGCATGGCCTCCCTGGTCTACGGATTCATCCGCGCCTCGGAAGAGGGCTGGCGCGACAGCATCACCGTGGGTTCGTTCGTCGCCGCGGTCGTCCTGCTCGTGGCCTTCGTGTTCGTCGAGAAGCGGGCGAAGGAGCCGATCACGCCCCTCCGCATGTTCGCCGACCGCAACCGCTCCGGCACCTATGTGATCATGCTCAGCCTGGCCGCCGCGATGTTCGGCATGTTCTTCTTCATCGTCCTCTTCGTCCAGAACATCCTGAACTACACCCCGATCGAGGCCGGCCTGGCCTTCCTGCCGGTCACGGTGGTCATCGCGATCGGCGCGGCCCTGTCGCAGAAGTTCCTCCCCGTGCTCGGTCCCAAGCCGTTCATGGTGACCGGCTCGGCCATCGTCGCCCTCGGCCTCGGCTGGCAGACACTCATCGGCCCTGACAGCTCGTACGTCGGCGGCGTACTCGGCCCGATGCTCCTCTTCGGCTTCGGCATGGGTCTGAACTTCGTGACCCTCACCCTGACCGCCGTCTCCGGCGTGGCCCTCCACGAAGCGGGCGCGGCATCCGGCCTCCTCAACGCCACGCAGCAGGTGGGCGGCTCGCTCGGTCTCTCCATCCTCACCACGGTCTTCGGCACGGCGAGCCGCAACGAGGGCAAGGACCAGGTGGCCGACTTCATGGCCCACGCCACCCCGGAGCAGAAGGCGGAGTTCGCCAAGACCCACGAACTCCCCGCTCCCTGGAGCCACGAAATCCTGGCCGAGGGCATCTCCACCGCCTTCATCCCGGCCGCCGCCATGGCTGTCATCGCCCTGGTCACCGCTGCCCTGGTGATCCGCGTACGCAAGAGCGACCTCGACGCCCTCGCCGGTACGGCAAGCGCGGCGGGACCAGCGGGCGGCTGA
- a CDS encoding TetR/AcrR family transcriptional regulator, translating to MATSRWSAVPGRTASPRRRGPVLERAILDAALEQLSTVGWSGLTMEGVAAGAQTGKAAVYRRWPSKEDLVVDALRAGLPRLDSPPDRGSVREDLLQLCKEMRVTMFSRTGFALRAVLHECDTATAERFHDVIFQGVIEPSIQLIKEVVRRGIERGEVRSGGVDTYVCDVIPAMFMYRSKVCGSEWRDDEFEALIDQVVVPMLRP from the coding sequence ATGGCTACTTCCCGTTGGTCGGCGGTTCCCGGACGGACGGCGTCACCGCGCCGCCGGGGGCCCGTCCTGGAGCGGGCGATCCTCGATGCCGCCCTGGAGCAGCTCAGTACGGTCGGCTGGAGCGGGCTGACCATGGAGGGCGTGGCCGCGGGCGCGCAGACGGGCAAGGCCGCGGTGTACCGCAGGTGGCCGTCCAAGGAGGATCTCGTCGTCGACGCGCTGCGGGCCGGGCTGCCGCGGCTCGACAGCCCTCCGGACCGCGGCAGCGTCCGGGAAGACCTGTTGCAGCTGTGCAAGGAGATGCGGGTCACGATGTTCTCGCGCACCGGCTTCGCCCTGCGCGCGGTGCTTCACGAATGCGACACAGCGACGGCCGAGCGCTTCCATGACGTGATCTTCCAGGGCGTCATCGAGCCGAGCATCCAGTTGATCAAGGAGGTCGTACGCCGCGGAATCGAGCGTGGAGAGGTGCGTTCCGGGGGAGTGGACACGTACGTCTGCGATGTCATCCCGGCGATGTTCATGTATCGATCGAAGGTGTGCGGAAGCGAATGGCGCGACGATGAATTCGAGGCCTTGATCGACCAGGTGGTGGTGCCGATGCTGCGCCCCTGA
- a CDS encoding ribonuclease HII has product MPYEPPTHTVERSLRATTGAKIVAGVDEVGRGAWAGPVTVCAAVTGLRRPPVGLTDSKLITPKRRTALAEELAGWVTAHALGHASHEEIDAMGMTAALRLAAVRALEGLPVRPDAVILDGKHDYLGNPWRVRTVIKGDQSCVAVAAASVIAKVQRDKMMAELGIEHADFGFAANAGYPSPVHKAALAERGPTPYHRLTWAYLDALPQWRHLKKARSWADGNVPEIEGQLGFEF; this is encoded by the coding sequence ATGCCGTACGAACCACCCACCCACACCGTCGAGCGCTCCCTGCGCGCCACCACCGGAGCGAAGATCGTCGCCGGTGTCGACGAGGTCGGGCGCGGTGCGTGGGCGGGACCGGTCACCGTCTGCGCGGCGGTCACGGGCCTGCGCAGGCCGCCGGTAGGGCTCACCGACTCCAAGCTGATCACTCCCAAGCGGCGTACCGCGCTCGCCGAGGAGCTGGCGGGCTGGGTCACGGCGCACGCCCTCGGTCACGCCTCGCACGAGGAGATCGACGCCATGGGGATGACGGCCGCGCTGCGGCTCGCCGCGGTGCGTGCTCTGGAGGGGCTGCCGGTCCGTCCGGACGCGGTCATCCTCGACGGGAAGCACGACTATCTCGGCAATCCCTGGCGGGTTCGTACGGTGATCAAGGGCGACCAATCCTGTGTGGCCGTAGCCGCGGCTTCGGTGATCGCGAAAGTTCAGCGCGACAAAATGATGGCCGAACTGGGCATCGAACATGCAGACTTCGGTTTTGCGGCCAACGCCGGCTATCCGTCGCCGGTGCACAAGGCCGCGCTGGCGGAGCGGGGGCCCACCCCGTACCACCGGCTCACGTGGGCGTATCTTGATGCGTTGCCCCAGTGGCGGCACCTCAAGAAGGCCCGCAGCTGGGCGGACGGAAATGTTCCGGAAATCGAGGGTCAGCTCGGCTTTGAGTTCTGA
- a CDS encoding RecQ family ATP-dependent DNA helicase, with translation MDTLELRTEADAILAELVGDPGGSARLREDQWQAVAALVRERRRALVVQRTGWGKSAVYFVATALLRRRGSGPTVIISPLLALMRNQVESAARAGIQARTINSANPEEWDTIYGEVERGETDVLLVSPERLNSVDFRDQVLPKLAATTGLLVVDEAHCISDWGHDFRPDYRRLRAMLAELSAGVPVLATTATANARVTADVAEQLGTGAGEALVLRGALERESLRLGVVQLPDAAHRLAWLAEHLDELQGSGIIYALTVAAAEEATAFLRQRGFKVSSYTGRTENADRLQAETDLQENRVKALVATSALGMGFDKPDLGFVVHLGSPSSPIAYYQQVGRAGRGVEHADVLLLPGKEDEAIWRYFADTAFPPEAQVRQTLSALADAGRPLSVPALEAVVELRRTRLETMLKVLDVDGAVKRVKGGWISTGEPWVYDAERYAWVARQRQAEQQAMRDYVSTDLCRMEFLRRQLDDEGAAPCGRCDNCAGTWTDASVSEDALSGAAKELDRPGVEVEPRRMWPTGMAALGVELKGRIPAREQCSTGRALGRLSDIGWGNRLRPLLAENAPDGPVPDDVLKAAVAVLADWARSPGGWATGAADAAARPVGVVAVPSLSRPQLVGSLAQGIATVGRLPLLGTLAYEGPGGAHTARRSNSAQRLRSLSDAFTVPEELAAALAASPGPVLLVDDCTDSGWTLAVAARLLRRAGSGEVLPLVLAAAG, from the coding sequence ATGGACACCCTGGAGCTCCGCACCGAAGCCGACGCCATCCTCGCCGAGCTCGTCGGCGACCCCGGGGGTTCGGCCCGGCTGCGCGAGGACCAGTGGCAGGCCGTCGCGGCGCTGGTGCGGGAGCGGCGGCGCGCCCTCGTGGTGCAGCGCACCGGCTGGGGCAAGTCGGCGGTGTACTTCGTGGCAACGGCCCTGCTCCGCCGCCGCGGGTCGGGCCCCACCGTGATCATCTCGCCGCTCCTCGCCCTGATGCGCAACCAGGTCGAGTCCGCGGCGCGCGCCGGTATCCAGGCGCGCACCATCAACTCGGCCAACCCCGAGGAGTGGGACACGATCTACGGAGAGGTCGAACGCGGCGAGACCGACGTGCTCCTCGTCAGCCCGGAGCGGCTCAACTCGGTGGACTTCCGCGACCAGGTGCTGCCCAAGCTCGCGGCCACCACGGGTCTGCTGGTGGTGGACGAGGCGCACTGCATCTCCGACTGGGGCCACGACTTCCGGCCGGACTACCGCAGGCTCCGGGCGATGCTGGCCGAGCTCTCGGCCGGCGTGCCCGTGCTGGCCACGACCGCCACGGCCAACGCGCGCGTGACGGCCGACGTGGCCGAGCAGCTGGGTACCGGTGCGGGTGAGGCACTGGTGCTGCGCGGCGCACTGGAGCGCGAGAGCCTGCGTCTCGGCGTCGTCCAACTGCCGGACGCCGCCCACCGGCTGGCCTGGCTCGCCGAGCACCTGGACGAACTGCAGGGCTCCGGGATCATCTACGCGCTGACGGTCGCCGCCGCCGAGGAGGCCACCGCCTTCCTGCGGCAGCGCGGCTTCAAGGTGTCGTCGTACACGGGACGTACGGAGAACGCCGACCGGCTGCAGGCCGAGACCGACCTCCAGGAGAACCGGGTCAAGGCGCTGGTCGCCACGTCGGCGCTGGGCATGGGCTTCGACAAGCCGGACCTGGGGTTCGTGGTGCACCTCGGCTCGCCCTCCTCGCCGATCGCGTACTACCAGCAGGTGGGCCGCGCGGGGCGAGGCGTCGAGCACGCCGACGTGCTGCTGCTGCCGGGCAAGGAGGACGAGGCCATCTGGCGCTACTTCGCGGATACGGCGTTCCCGCCCGAGGCGCAGGTCCGCCAGACCCTCTCCGCGCTCGCCGACGCGGGGCGGCCGCTCTCCGTGCCGGCCCTTGAGGCGGTGGTGGAGCTCCGCCGCACCCGTCTGGAGACGATGCTGAAGGTCCTCGATGTGGACGGCGCGGTCAAGCGGGTCAAGGGTGGCTGGATCTCGACCGGCGAACCGTGGGTCTACGACGCCGAGCGGTACGCGTGGGTGGCCAGGCAGCGTCAGGCCGAGCAGCAGGCCATGCGTGACTACGTGAGCACGGACCTGTGCCGCATGGAGTTTTTGCGCCGTCAGCTGGACGACGAGGGTGCGGCTCCGTGCGGCCGGTGCGACAACTGCGCGGGCACCTGGACCGACGCGTCCGTCTCCGAGGACGCGCTGTCGGGCGCGGCGAAGGAGCTGGACCGTCCCGGCGTCGAGGTCGAGCCGCGCAGGATGTGGCCGACGGGGATGGCCGCGCTGGGCGTCGAGCTCAAGGGACGTATTCCGGCCAGGGAGCAGTGCTCCACCGGGCGCGCGCTCGGCAGGCTCTCGGACATCGGCTGGGGCAACCGGCTGCGGCCGCTGCTGGCCGAGAACGCGCCGGACGGTCCCGTCCCCGACGACGTGCTCAAGGCCGCGGTCGCTGTCCTCGCCGACTGGGCGCGTTCGCCGGGGGGATGGGCGACCGGTGCCGCGGACGCGGCGGCCCGGCCGGTGGGCGTCGTGGCCGTGCCGTCGCTCTCCCGGCCGCAGCTCGTCGGCTCGCTCGCGCAGGGGATCGCGACCGTCGGCCGCCTGCCCCTCCTGGGGACGCTGGCGTACGAGGGGCCGGGCGGCGCGCACACGGCGCGCCGCAGCAACTCCGCCCAGCGGCTGCGGTCGTTGTCGGACGCGTTCACCGTCCCGGAGGAGCTGGCTGCCGCGCTCGCCGCATCGCCGGGTCCCGTCCTGCTCGTCGACGACTGCACCGACTCGGGCTGGACCCTTGCCGTCGCCGCCCGCCTCCTGCGGCGAGCGGGCAGCGGGGAGGTGCTGCCTCTGGTGCTCGCGGCGGCGGGCTAG
- a CDS encoding methionyl-tRNA formyltransferase: protein MRVVMFGYQTWGHRTLQALLDSEHDVVLVVTHPKSEHAYEKIWSDSVADLAEEHGVPVLIRNRPDDEELFERLKEADADIIVANNWRTWIPPRIFGLPRHGTLNVHDSLLPKYAGFSPIIWAMINGEPEVGVTAHMMDDELDAGDIVRQEAVAVGPKDTATDLFHKTVDLIAPVTIGALDLIAGGQTEFTKQDRSQASFFHKRSAEDIRVDWTWPAEDLERLVRAQSAPYPSAYAFHKGKRLEIVTAVVSEGRYGGTPGRIFYREGEGVVIVAGADARFGRNHGLAITRVRTEDGQELPAAEYFTSMGGYLTSRP from the coding sequence ATGCGGGTCGTCATGTTCGGTTACCAGACCTGGGGGCACCGCACCCTGCAAGCCCTCCTGGACTCCGAGCACGACGTGGTGCTGGTGGTGACTCACCCCAAGAGCGAGCACGCGTACGAGAAGATCTGGAGCGACTCGGTCGCCGACCTCGCCGAGGAGCACGGCGTTCCGGTCCTGATCCGCAACCGCCCTGACGACGAGGAGCTGTTCGAGCGCCTCAAGGAGGCGGACGCGGACATCATCGTGGCCAACAACTGGCGCACCTGGATCCCCCCGCGCATCTTCGGCCTCCCGCGCCACGGCACGCTGAACGTCCACGACTCCCTGCTGCCGAAGTACGCCGGGTTCTCCCCCATCATCTGGGCGATGATCAACGGCGAGCCCGAAGTGGGCGTCACCGCGCACATGATGGACGACGAGCTCGACGCCGGCGACATCGTCCGGCAGGAAGCGGTCGCGGTCGGCCCGAAGGACACGGCCACCGACCTCTTCCACAAGACCGTCGACCTCATCGCCCCGGTCACCATCGGCGCGCTCGACCTCATTGCGGGCGGGCAGACGGAGTTCACCAAGCAGGACCGCTCCCAGGCGAGCTTCTTCCACAAGCGGTCCGCCGAGGACATCCGCGTCGACTGGACCTGGCCCGCCGAGGACCTGGAGCGCCTGGTGCGCGCGCAGTCCGCGCCCTACCCGAGCGCCTACGCCTTCCACAAGGGCAAGCGCCTCGAGATCGTCACCGCGGTGGTCTCCGAGGGCCGCTACGGCGGCACGCCCGGCCGCATCTTCTACCGCGAGGGCGAGGGCGTGGTGATCGTCGCCGGAGCCGACGCCCGCTTCGGCCGCAACCACGGCCTGGCCATCACGCGCGTACGGACCGAGGACGGCCAGGAGCTGCCCGCGGCGGAGTACTTCACCTCCATGGGCGGATACCTGACGAGCCGTCCGTGA